The following proteins are encoded in a genomic region of Cryptomeria japonica chromosome 11, Sugi_1.0, whole genome shotgun sequence:
- the LOC131860152 gene encoding uncharacterized protein LOC131860152: MQRKLAGWKGCFKLNFDGAARQGLAVGGSVIKTHNGSLVATYMRNLNGHSSNQAEAMDLAWVVHFTLSMGIRAMDIEGDSKLIIDAVTTQDKLNKLIEGIARDIIRLILGLDSFCIMHIYKEGNGVVNVLATLGLMDSSLKC, from the exons ATGCAGAGAAAGCTGGCAGGATGGAAAG GTTGcttcaaactcaactttgatggggctgctagACAGGGCCTGGCTGTAGGTGGTAGTGTCATTAAAACTCATAATGGGTCCCTGGTTGCAACCTATATGAGGAACTTGAATGGTCACTCCAGCAATCAAGCAGAAGCCATGGACTTGGCTTGGGTGGTCCATTTCACCCTCTCCATGGGCATAAGGGCTATGGACATTGAGGGGGACTCTAAGCTTATAATTGATGCTGTCACAACGCAGGACAAACTCAATAAGTTGATTGAAGGAATCGCCAGAGATATTATTAGACTCATTTTAGGGCTTGACTCCTTCTGCATCATGCATATCTATAAAGAAGGAAATGGGGTTGTCAATGTTCTTGCAACACTCGGATTAATGGATTCGAGCCTAAAATGCTAG